One bacterium DNA segment encodes these proteins:
- the argS gene encoding arginine--tRNA ligase, which yields MIEALAARLSGLIRDLFQVELPPGDIQLGPPPDPALGDMAFACFPLAKACRRAPLQIAAALAEALAGAAGIQSAQAAGPYLNLRLARPEWFGSVLGAWLKGAPPLHLPPAERRRIVLEFSCPNTNKPQHLGHVRNNILGDALSRLLGAVGHDVVRINLINDRGIHICKSMLAWRKWGGGETPEASGLKGDHLVGRFYVMYAQRLAEEEAAWRSARGLTGRATDEEKRAFEAQSALQAEAGAMLRAWEAGDPAVLALWRRMNDWVLAGYEETYRRLGIAFDRIYFESDTWLLGKAEVEEGLARGILQRDAGGAVLCPLDELGLEPKVLLRSDGTSIYMTQDLGNAVTRHRELGFDEMIYVVGSEQEHHFRVLFHVLARLGHDWAGRLTHYSYGMVNLPSGKMKSREGTVVDADDLLDELEGACRRVMEESRKRLDLEEKARAAIAHDLALGAVRYYILKVTPRLDMLYDPEESIDLAGNTGPYLQYARARIGSLVRKSGLDPAVVTDFDLLGEAEEVELLTHLTLWPGEIRLAAAQLNPSRVAQRSYDLARSFSRFFNAHSVFDRVDDPRLAAQRVALTAAVGHALRQGLDLMGIPAPERI from the coding sequence CGGCCCTGGGCGACATGGCCTTCGCCTGTTTCCCTCTGGCCAAGGCCTGCCGCCGCGCCCCGCTCCAGATCGCCGCCGCCTTGGCGGAGGCCCTCGCCGGCGCGGCTGGCATCCAGTCGGCCCAGGCGGCGGGTCCCTACCTCAACCTTCGCCTGGCGCGACCCGAATGGTTCGGCTCGGTGCTGGGCGCCTGGTTGAAGGGCGCGCCGCCGCTCCACCTGCCGCCCGCCGAGCGGCGCCGCATCGTGCTCGAGTTCAGCTGCCCCAACACCAACAAGCCGCAGCACCTGGGGCACGTGCGCAACAACATCCTGGGGGACGCCCTCTCCCGCCTGCTGGGCGCCGTGGGGCACGACGTGGTGCGCATCAACCTGATCAACGACCGCGGCATCCACATCTGCAAGAGCATGCTGGCTTGGCGGAAGTGGGGCGGGGGAGAAACACCGGAGGCGAGCGGCCTCAAAGGCGACCACCTGGTGGGCAGGTTTTACGTGATGTACGCCCAGCGGCTGGCCGAGGAGGAGGCCGCCTGGCGATCGGCGCGCGGGCTGACTGGCCGGGCGACGGACGAGGAGAAGCGCGCCTTCGAGGCGCAATCCGCCCTGCAGGCCGAGGCCGGGGCCATGTTGCGGGCCTGGGAGGCGGGCGATCCCGCGGTGCTGGCCTTGTGGCGGCGCATGAACGACTGGGTCCTCGCCGGTTACGAGGAGACCTATCGACGCCTGGGGATCGCCTTCGATCGCATCTACTTCGAGAGCGACACCTGGCTCCTGGGCAAGGCGGAGGTGGAGGAGGGCCTGGCGCGGGGCATCCTGCAGCGGGACGCCGGCGGCGCCGTGCTCTGTCCGCTGGACGAGCTGGGCCTGGAGCCGAAAGTGCTCCTGCGCTCCGATGGCACCTCCATCTACATGACCCAGGATCTGGGCAATGCCGTCACCCGGCATCGGGAGCTGGGCTTCGACGAGATGATCTACGTGGTGGGCAGCGAGCAGGAGCACCACTTCCGCGTGCTCTTCCATGTCCTGGCGCGCCTGGGCCATGACTGGGCGGGACGCCTGACCCACTACAGCTACGGCATGGTCAATCTGCCCTCCGGCAAGATGAAGAGCCGGGAAGGGACGGTGGTGGATGCCGACGACCTGCTGGACGAGCTGGAGGGCGCCTGCCGCCGCGTGATGGAGGAGAGCCGCAAGCGTCTCGACCTGGAGGAGAAGGCCCGGGCGGCCATTGCCCACGACCTCGCCCTGGGAGCCGTCCGCTACTACATCCTGAAGGTCACGCCCCGCCTCGATATGTTGTACGATCCCGAGGAGAGCATCGACCTGGCCGGCAACACCGGCCCTTACCTGCAGTACGCCCGGGCCCGCATCGGCAGCCTGGTGCGAAAGAGCGGGCTGGATCCCGCCGTCGTGACGGACTTCGACCTCCTGGGAGAGGCCGAGGAGGTGGAGCTGCTCACCCATCTGACCCTCTGGCCCGGCGAGATCCGCCTGGCCGCCGCCCAGCTCAATCCCTCCCGCGTGGCCCAGCGCAGCTACGACCTGGCGCGCAGCTTCTCGCGCTTCTTCAACGCCCACAGCGTGTTCGACCGGGTGGACGATCCGCGCCTGGCCGCCCAGCGCGTCGCCCTCACCGCCGCTGTGGGACACGCCCTGCGCCAGGGTCTGGACCTGATGGGCATCCCGGCCCCGGAGCGCATCTGA